In Candidatus Dormiibacterota bacterium, the genomic window CATGCACTGCCGACCACGTCCTCTCGGTCACCGCGCTGATCACCAACGACTACAACCTGACCGAGACCGTCACATTCGTCGCCGAGGGGTCGCAGACCGGCTTCGTGAGCGGCTTCTCCGGTGCCGGCCACACCCTGACCCTGGGCAGGCTCGGCCACGTCTCCGTCGCCACCCTGGTGGCGAGGCCCGCTCCCGCGAGCGTGTCGCTCACGGTGAAGGGCGCGTGGAGCGACGGGTACGGCCGGACCAACCTGGCGACCCTGGCCCTGAGCCAGGTCCCCTGCGCGCTCCCCTCCCCATCGCCGACCGCGACACCCCGGTCGACCGCCAGCCCGTCGCCCACCGCCACCCCGACGCCGACCGCCACGCCTCGCCCCACCGCCACTCCGACGCCCTCGAGCAGCGCCACCGCAACCCCGGTGGTGACCACCACCACATCGACCGCCGGAACCACCACGGGTGAGGTCAGCGCGGTCTCCGCCTCCAACCCCACCGTGGCCAGTGCTCCGACCACGGGGGCCGACCTTCCCCTGCTGTCCGCGGGGACGCTCCTTCTCGCGGGGTTGGGCACCGTCGCGGCCTTCGCGATCCGCCGCCGTCGCACCACCTAGCCGGCTCGCGAGGCGGGAGCGCTCACGCTCCCGCCTCGCACCCCGGCGGGTGCGATCAGGTCAGGGCCGGCCGGAGGCTGCGGGGCAGCTCCTCCCACAGGCGGGCGATCACCCGCACCCCCCGGGCGTACTGGTCGAGGTCGAAGCGCTCGTTGGGGGCGTGGATCTGGTCGTCGGGCAGCCCGACGCCGATCAGCACGCCGGGGATCCCGAGCACCTCCTGGAAGGTGGCCACCGGTGGGATCGACCCGCCGATCCGGATCAGGGCGGGCTCGCCGCCGAAGCCGTGGCGCATCGCCGCCCGGGCGGCGTCGAGCGCGGGATGGTCGCTGGGAGTGACCACCGGCCGCCCCCCCGCCTCGCAGGTCACCCGCACCCGCACCCCCGCCGGCGCGGCGGCGCGCACCGCGGCGGCGACGAGCCCGGCGATCTCGGCGGGCTCCTGGTCGGGCACCAGCCGGCAGGTGATCTTGGCGCCGGCCCGGGCGGGGACGATCGTCTTCGAGCCCGGACCCTGGTAGCCGCCCCAGATGCCGTTGAGCTCGAGGGTGGGACGCACCCAGAGCCGCTCCAGCGTCGACCAGCCCTCCTCACCCACCGTCGCCGGCGCTCCCCCCGCCTCCTCCAGGAAGGTGGCCTCCACGAAGGGCAGCGCCGCGAACTGGGCCCGCTCGTCCGCCGAGGGCTCGCGCACCCGGTCGTAGAAGCCGGGGACGGTGACCCGGCCGGTGACCGGGTCCTTGAGGCTGGCGAGCATCCGGGCCAGCACCTCGACCGGGTTGGCGACGGCGCCGCCGAAGTTGCCGGAATGAAGGTCGAGGCCGGGGCCTGTCACCTCGACCTCGACGTTGGCGAGGCCGCGCAGGCCGGTGCAGAGCGAGGGCACACCGCGGGCGAAGATCGGGGTGTCGGAGACCACCGCGACGTCGGCGGCGAGGCGGTCACGCTCGCGGGCGACGAGGTCGTCGAAGTGCACCGAGCCGATCTCCTCCTCGCCCTCGACGATCAGCTTGAGGTTGAGGGGCAGGCTGCCGCGCACCCGCATGTGGGCCTCCACCGCCTTGAGGTGCATCCACACCTGGCCCTTGTCGTCGACCGCCCCGCGGGCGTAGAGGGCGCCGTCGCGCACCTGCGGGTCGAAGGGCGGCGACACCCACTCGTCGAGCGGGTCGACCGGCTGCACGTCGTGGTGCCCGTAGATCAGCGCGGTGGGCAGCGCCGGGTCGACGGTGCGCTCGGCGTAGACCGCGGGGTGGCCGGCGGTGGGCAACAGCTCGGCGTGGGTGAAGCCGGCGTCGAGGGCCGCCCGGGCGAGGAACTCGGCGCTCCGCACCACGTCGGCGGCGTGGGCGGGGTCGGCGGAGATGCTGGGGATGCGGCACGCCTCGATCAGCTCGTCGAGGAAGCGCGGCTGGTGCTCGCGGCAGTAGGCGTCGAGGTCGGTGTCGGTCACGGTCGCCGAGTCTGCCACCATCCCGTCCCTGCACGTGGCCCTCTCGAGACGACAGCAGCTCCGCCGCCCCCGGCGGCGCCAGCGCGGTGGCGGACCGGTCCTCTGGATCGCCCTCCTGCTGCTTCCGCTCGCCGGGGTGGGCTGGGCGTACGTACCCGTCGACGCTCTCACCGTGCGCCTGCCCCCACCCCACCGCGCCGCCGCCGCCGGGCTGGGCTGGCTCCACGTCGCGGGAGGACGGATCGTCGACGCCGGCGGGCGCACCGTGCTCCTGCGCGGCTTCAACAGCG contains:
- a CDS encoding dipeptidase, with the protein product MTDTDLDAYCREHQPRFLDELIEACRIPSISADPAHAADVVRSAEFLARAALDAGFTHAELLPTAGHPAVYAERTVDPALPTALIYGHHDVQPVDPLDEWVSPPFDPQVRDGALYARGAVDDKGQVWMHLKAVEAHMRVRGSLPLNLKLIVEGEEEIGSVHFDDLVARERDRLAADVAVVSDTPIFARGVPSLCTGLRGLANVEVEVTGPGLDLHSGNFGGAVANPVEVLARMLASLKDPVTGRVTVPGFYDRVREPSADERAQFAALPFVEATFLEEAGGAPATVGEEGWSTLERLWVRPTLELNGIWGGYQGPGSKTIVPARAGAKITCRLVPDQEPAEIAGLVAAAVRAAAPAGVRVRVTCEAGGRPVVTPSDHPALDAARAAMRHGFGGEPALIRIGGSIPPVATFQEVLGIPGVLIGVGLPDDQIHAPNERFDLDQYARGVRVIARLWEELPRSLRPALT